AATCTACTAATTCTGCTGGGGTTCGTTGAGCGTTCTCCAGAGGAGGTCTTTGAGTTCCGACAATCCCTGATTGGTGGCGGCAGAGATGAACACATGCGGAACATTCTGCGGGAGCTCTTTGGATACGGCTTCTTTCAACTCATCGTCCAGCAGGTCGCTTTTACTCACAGCGATCACGAACTGCTTGTGAAGGAGCTCGGGATTGTATTGCTCCAGTTCGTTCAGCAATACCTGGAATTCTTTCATGTGATCATTGCTGTCTGCAGGCAACACGAAAAGCAGGATGGAATTGCGTTCGATATGACGCAGGAAGCGATGGCCCAGTCCTTTGCCTTCTGCCGCTCCTTCGATGATACCGGGAAGGTCGGCCACACAGAAGCTCTGGCTGCCGCGGTATTCCACCATTCCGAGCTGCGGAGTGAGCGTGGTGAATGCGTAGTCAGCGATCTTGGGTTTGGCTGCAGAGATCACAGAGAGCAATGTTGATTTGCCGGCATTGGGAAATCCAACAAGCCCTACATCGGCGAGCACTTTCAGCTCCAGCACTTTCCAGGCTTCTATTCCCGGCTCGCCGGGTTGCGCATGTTCCGGAGCCTGGTTGGTAGGAGTAGCAAAACGGGCATTGCCCAAACCGCCGCGTCCACCTCTGATCCAGACGATCTCCTGTCCGTCTTCGAGGATCTCAGCTTCCAGTTCATCGGTTTCTTCATCGCGGGCTACAGTGCCGAGCGGAACTTCGATAATAATGTCTTTACCGCTACGGCCGGTGCAGTTATTGCCACTGCCGCCTTCGCCGTTCTCGGCGAGTACGTTCTTATAATAACGAAGGTGTAATAAGGTCCAGAGGTTCTTATTCCCACGCAGGATGATATGGCCGCCACGACCACCGTCGCCGCCATCCGGGCCAGCCTGTGGGTTGAATTTGGTACGCATGAAATGCTTGCTGCCTGCGCCTCCATGTCCTGACCGGCAAAAAATCCTGATCTGATCTACAAAGTTTGACTTTTCCATTGAAGCCGCGAAGATACGATTATTGGGGTGGAGTGCGGCTTGTTATGGCCTTTGTTCATTTTTATAAAATGTTCACGAACCATGAATATTTTATAAAAATGAACATAAGATCTGAAATTGTCGTATCTTGTTCAAATAATACAAATGTTCATGGTTCGTGAACATTTTATAAAAATGAACAAAATGCGACCCGAAAGCATCCAGGCATCTAAAACTCTTGACACCGCCATTGCGGAATTGAAAAACATATCCGGCGCCGGTATAAGAAAAATTGCATCATCCAAAAACATGCATGGGAATCCGGATGCAGTCATAGAAATCAAACTGCGCAAGATCCATCAGGAATTTTTAGTTGAAATAAAGAATGAGATTCGTGAGCACATGATTGAACGATTGATAGAAAATATCGGAACAGAAAAAAATAAGTGGTTGATAGTAGCGAAATATATCCCGGGGCCAATAAAAGATTTCCTGAAAAAGCATGGTTATAATTATCTCGAAATGACGGGTAATTGTTTTATCAGCACGGATCATTTATTCATAAGTGTAAATGACAAGGGAGTAAAGAATGTATTAAAAACAGCGGAAGGGAAACTTTGGAAGGCAACAGGGCTAAAGTTCCTCTTCGTGATCCTGGAGGACCCTAATATGCTGACATATACTCAACGTGATATTGCCAGTGCGGCAGGAATTGCATTGGGGAACATCAGTAACCTGCTGGAAGAATTAAGGGATGGCGGTTATATCATTAATGAGGAAGGAGAAGAGAAACTACAACAAAGA
This portion of the Pseudobacter ginsenosidimutans genome encodes:
- a CDS encoding type IV toxin-antitoxin system AbiEi family antitoxin, yielding MFMVREHFIKMNKMRPESIQASKTLDTAIAELKNISGAGIRKIASSKNMHGNPDAVIEIKLRKIHQEFLVEIKNEIREHMIERLIENIGTEKNKWLIVAKYIPGPIKDFLKKHGYNYLEMTGNCFISTDHLFISVNDKGVKNVLKTAEGKLWKATGLKFLFVILEDPNMLTYTQRDIASAAGIALGNISNLLEELRDGGYIINEEGEEKLQQREKLIDRWVEAFHVTLRPKLQRGMFRFARPDQQKTWREQKVKDIYWTGEPGADLYTDFLNPENFELYSSRTIADLMVNMKMIVDKNGNILVLDKFWNDWKAKNDIPGAAPLLLVYADLKNSLDSRNWEAAEKIKKLLLNAN
- the obgE gene encoding GTPase ObgE, which translates into the protein MEKSNFVDQIRIFCRSGHGGAGSKHFMRTKFNPQAGPDGGDGGRGGHIILRGNKNLWTLLHLRYYKNVLAENGEGGSGNNCTGRSGKDIIIEVPLGTVARDEETDELEAEILEDGQEIVWIRGGRGGLGNARFATPTNQAPEHAQPGEPGIEAWKVLELKVLADVGLVGFPNAGKSTLLSVISAAKPKIADYAFTTLTPQLGMVEYRGSQSFCVADLPGIIEGAAEGKGLGHRFLRHIERNSILLFVLPADSNDHMKEFQVLLNELEQYNPELLHKQFVIAVSKSDLLDDELKEAVSKELPQNVPHVFISAATNQGLSELKDLLWRTLNEPQQN